Proteins co-encoded in one Oreochromis aureus strain Israel breed Guangdong linkage group 3, ZZ_aureus, whole genome shotgun sequence genomic window:
- the LOC116333253 gene encoding GTPase IMAP family member 7-like: MASEEQLGATGGRQRRRSREEPPSVSDLRLVLLGKTGVGKSSSGNTILGKDAFREISSHSSVTAECSKQQERVFKKMVSVVDTPGLFDTFLPEDVVKREISKCINMSAPGPHAILLVIKVGRFTAEERDAVKKVEEIFGEDAWRYTIILFTHGDVVESDFDETLEEAGPELKEVLKKAGNRYHLFNNLKTNNRRQVLNLLEKVDKMVADNGGEFYSNYTYLEVEEMLKRRESELREFFKKKLEEEVKAVESEYKKKLMEAQEEKQQVEERMQSELEELRRYYHMLESGVRQVVEQVAKDDSFDEILTKFHHTLKLN; encoded by the exons ATGGCCTCAGAGGAACAGCTCG GAGCAACAGGAGGGAGGCAGAGGAGACGTAGCAGGGAGGAACCTCCATCCG TGTCTGATCTCAGGCTGGTTCTGCTTGGGAAGACTGGAGttggaaagagttccagtggAAACACCATCCTGGGAAAAGATGCCTTCAGAGAAATCTCCAGTCACTCATCAG TGACCGCTGAATGCTCCAAGCAGCAGGAAAGGGTGTTTAAGAAGATGGTCTCTGTGGTCGACACTCCCGGCCTCTTTGACACGTTCCTGCCTGAAGACGTTGTGAAGAGGGAGATCTCCAAATGCATCAACATGTCGGCCCCGGGGCCCCACGCCATCCTGCTGGTCATCAAGGTTGGACGCTTCACAGCAGAGGAAAGAGACGCTGTGAAGAAGGTGGAGGAGATCTTTGGAGAGGATGCCTGGAGGTACACCATCATCCTCTTCACTCACGGAGATGTAGTTGAGTCAGACTTTGATGAGACCTTGGAGGAGGCAGGACCTGAGCTGAAGGAGGTCCTGAAGAAGGCTGGAAACAGATACCACCTCTTCAACAATCTCAAAACCAACAATCGACGCCAAGTCCTGAATCTGCTGGAGAAGGTGGACAAGATGGTGGCCGACAATGGAGGAGAGTTTTACTCCAACTACACCTACCTGGAAGTTGAGGAAATGCTGAAACGGAGAGAGTCAGAGCTCAGAGAGTTCTTCAAGAAGAAGCTGGAGGAGGAAGTTAAAGCTGTGGAGTCAGAGTACAAGAAGAAGCTGATGGAGGCTCAGGAGGAGAAACAGCAGGTGGAGGAACGGATGCAGTCTGAGCTGGAAGAGTTGAGGAGGTATTACCACATGTTAGAGAGCGGAGTCCGTCAGGTTGTGGAGCAGGTGGCCAAAGACGACTCCTTTGATGAAATCCTCACCAAGTTCCACCACactctgaaactgaactga